Proteins encoded within one genomic window of Oryza brachyantha chromosome 7, ObraRS2, whole genome shotgun sequence:
- the LOC102710713 gene encoding uncharacterized protein LOC102710713 produces MGDAASNQAVLAVSDLGQSNLDASPVTGAGAGGGGGGGGFIALDVSALSSLASEGQDTAAATATATAAPPRTPRTPKVVRSLSRKGERKPAADGDGNGAAGTGKRPPLSPLFVHVAAADDMSGLRPVHTPVAGTPGGKSRRLGRQPAPWLDPRRVVFFFATLSSVGTLILLYFTLSMSKMGGGGGGGGSDAR; encoded by the exons ATGGGCGACGCCGCCTCCAACCAAGCT GTTCTTGCGGTGAGTGATCTTGGGCAATCGAACTTGGACGCCAGCCCGGTCACCGGCGccggagcaggcggcggcggcggcggcggagggttCATCGCCCTCGACGTCAGCGCCCTCTCCTCGCTCGCCAGCGAAGGCCAGGACACGGcagccgcgacggcgacggcgacggcggcgccgccgcggacgccGCGGACACCC AAGGTGGTGAGGTCGCTGTCGAGGAAGGGTGAAAGGAAGccggccgccgacggcgacggcaatgGCGCCGCCG GGACAGGCAAGAGGCCCCCGCTGTCCCCGCTCTTCGTTCACGTGGCGGCCGCCGACGACATGAGCGGTCTCCGGCCGGTCCACACGCCGGTGGCCGGCACGCCCGGAGGGAAGtcacggcggctcgggcggcagccggcgccgTGGCTCGATCCCCGGAGGGTGGTCTTCTTCTTCGCCACACT GTCAAGCGTGGGAACGTTGATCCTGCTCTACTTCACACTCTCCATGAGCAagatgggcggcggcggcggcggcggcggcagcgatgCTCGGTGA